The Daucus carota subsp. sativus chromosome 2, DH1 v3.0, whole genome shotgun sequence genome includes a window with the following:
- the LOC108206764 gene encoding HMG-Y-related protein A gives MATEEIVSAPAPLPPLPQYPELILAAIEAVDEKNGANKTTISRHIEGIYGQLPAAHTTLLSHHLNRMKQSGELVLYKNNYLKPDPNAPPRRGRGRPPKAKALPDPDAVASPVRPRGRPPKVVDPEAPAPEAKAKSPSVSGKKRGRPKKSEKKDDDVVEAETETVAEAETETVAKAETGAAPSAPSRGRGRPPKVKPEATAVVEALL, from the exons ATGGCTACCGAAGAAATCGTCTCTGCTCCGGCTCCTCTCCCTCCTCTTCCTCAATATCCAGAG CTGATTTTGGCTGCAATTGAAGCGGTGGACGAGAAAAACGGAGCGAACAAGACGACGATATCGAGACACATCGAGGGAATCTACGGTCAGCTACCGGCAGCTCACACGACTCTGTTGTCTCACCACTTGAACAGGATGAAACAATCAGGAGAGCTCGTGTTGTACAAGAACAACTACCTCAAGCCTGATCCCAACGCGCCGCCTCGCCGCGGTCGTGGCCGGCCTCCCAAGGCCAAAGCGTTGCCTGATCCGGACGCGGTTGCGTCGCCGGTGAGGCCACGTGGACGGCCGCCGAAGGTTGTAGATCCGGAGGCCCCGGCGCCTGAGGCGAAGGCGAAGAGTCCGAGTGTGAGTGGGAAGAAGCGCGGGAGGCCGAAGAAGTCGGAGAAGAAAGATGATGACGTGGTGGAGGCGGAGACAGAAACGGTGGCGGAGGCGGAGACAGAGACGGTGGCGAAGGCGGAGACAGGGGCGGCGCCGAGTGCACCGTCGAGAGGAAGAGGACGGCCGCCCAAGGTGAAGCCGGAGGCGACTGCTGTGGTGGAGGCTTTATTGTAA
- the LOC108206320 gene encoding cysteine-rich receptor-like protein kinase 43 → MTTKPKSFLQAFINPFKFHSKKEKEGDLETLAAQEQQKQFSFDTLVAATNNFHPSNKLGQGGFGPVFKGKLEDGREIAVKKLSQNSSQGKKEFMNEAKLLMQVQHRNVVTLLGYCAYGVEKLLVYEYVANESVDKLLFKSGSRGEYDWKKRYATIRGVARGLLYLHEDAHTCIIHRDIKASNILLDDRWIPKIADFGMARLYPEDETHVHTRVAGTSGYMAPEYVMHGNLSIKADVYSFGVLLLEIISGQKNSNFNLDPDCQSLLDWAYKFYKRDQVLEIVDKKLASSVVPDQAALCIQIGLLCTQSDPQLRPTMGRVVIMLSKKLGSLEVPSRPGYVGARYRSSHRGNTSSSTAGISNKSSSQTSCLTNNTSSASASATASASATASTSTLTNDRPVNHRGKRPMQG, encoded by the exons ATGACAACAAAGCCCAAAAGCTTTCTTCAAGCCTTCATCAACCCTTTTAAATTTCACTCCAAAAAAG AAAAAGAAGGAGATTTAGAGACACTTGCTGCCCAAGAACAGCAGAAACAATTCAGCTTTGATACGCTAGTTGCTGCTACCAATAATTTTCATCCGAGTAATAAGCTTGGGCAAGGGGGATTTGGCCCTGTTTTTAAG GGGAAGTTGGAAGATGGGAGGGAGATTGCTGTAAAGAAGCTTTCACAAAACTCGTCCCAAGGGAAGAAGGAATTTATGAATGAGGCCAAGTTGTTGATGCAAGTTCAACATCGAAATGTTGTTACCTTGCTGGGGTATTGCGCTTATGGTGTGGAGAAGCTACTCGTGTATGAATATGTAGCTAATGAGAGTGTCGACAAGCTTCTCTTCA AATCTGGAAGTCGGGGAGAATATGATTGGAAGAAGAGGTATGCCACTATTAGAGGTGTTGCTCGGGGTTTGCTTTACCTACATGAAGATGCGCACACTTGCATCATCCATCGGGATATTAAAGCGAGCAACATTCTGCTAGATGATAGGTGGATACCAAAGATTGCTGACTTTGGCATGGCAAGACTCTATCCCGAAGATGAAACTCATGTTCACACCCGTGTGGCTGGTACCAG TGGGTACATGGCTCCAGAATATGTCATGCATGGCAATCTATCTATCAAGGCAGATGTCTATAGTTTTGGTGTTTTACTCTTGGAAATCATCAGCGGTCAGAAGaattcaaatttcaacttaGATCCTGATTGCCAGAGTTTACTTGATTGG GCTTACAAATTTTACAAGAGAGACCAAGTTCTGGAGATTGTAGACAAAAAATTGGCCTCTTCAGTGGTTCCTGATCAGGCAGCATTGTGCATACAAATAGGATTGTTGTGCACACAGTCCGATCCACAGTTACGTCCCACCATGGGCCGGGTAGTAATAATGCTGTCAAAGAAACTAGGATCACTTGAAGTGCCATCAAGACCGGGATATGTTGGTGCACGGTATAGAAGTTCTCACAGGGGTAATACTTCATCTTCTACTGCTGGTATCAGTAATAAATCTAGTTCTCAAACTTCTTGTTTAACCAACAATACCAGCAGTGCCTCTGCATCAGCTACCGCAAGTGCCTCTGCAACTGCAAGCACATCAACTCTTACAAATGATAGACCAGTAAACCATCGCGGTAAGCGACCCATGCAAGGATAG
- the LOC108209905 gene encoding putative clathrin assembly protein At2g01600 isoform X1 gives MATLQSWRKAYGALKDQTKVGLAHVNSDFKEVDVAIVKATNHVECPPKERHLRKILLSTSVLRPRADVAYCLHALARRLAKTHNWTVALKTLIVIHRALRDGDPTFREELLNFHQRGHILQLSNFKDDSSPIAWDCSAWVRSYGLFLEERLECFRVLKYDIEAENLPKPVQGEEKVYSSRTRDLDGEQLMEQLPALQQLLYRLVGCRPEGAAGSNYVIQYALALVLKESFKLYCSINDGIINLIDKFFEMPRHEAMKAMDIYKRAGQQASTLSEFYDVCKGLELARNFQFPVLREPPQSFLLTMEEYIREAPRMVSAPRETLEFPERLQLTYKPEGDASPSEEKNISTDVPTPISLDIVPVSNVEDPVNPPAPPANFVSDDLLGLNSPTPIASAIEENNALALAIIPSGAGASSSDPSPLQAKDLDPTGWELALVNTPGSNISSVQDRQLAGGLDTLTLSSLYDEGAYRASQQPVYGAPAPNPFEGPDPFAYSNNIAPPPSVQMGSVAQYQDNPFGPYQQPFYAQPQHQPNLMMAPQNPFGDTGFGSFPVNNGAHPQASNPFGSTGLL, from the exons ATGGCCACTCTCCAGTCCTGGCGAAAAGCCTACGGCGCTCTTAAAGACCAAACTAAAGTCGGCCTTGCCCACGTTAACAGCGATTTTAAG GAAGTGGATGTTGCGATTGTTAAAGCCACGAATCATGTGGAATGCCCTCCCAAAGAACGACACCTCAGAA AGATTTTACTTTCTACATCGGTGCTTCGGCCTCGGGCTGATGTTGCTTACTGCTTACATGCTCTTGCTAGGAGATTAGCCAAGACCCATAACTGGACG GTGGCTTTGAAAACACTTATAGTCATACACAGGGCACTGAGAGACGGAGATCCCACTTTTAGGGAAGAACTACTAAATTTCCATCAACGTGGACATATTTTGCAACTTTCGAATTTTAAGGATGATTCGAGCCCGATAG CTTGGGATTGCTCTGCCTGGGTACGTTCGTATGGTTTGTTTTTAGAGGAACGGCTTGAATGCTTTCGAGTTCTGAAGTATGATATTGAAGCAGAGAATCTTCCTAAACCTGTACAAGGGGAAGAGAAG GTTTACAGCAGTAGAACTAGGGACTTGGACGGCGAACAATTGATGGAGCAGTTGCCTGCTTTACAGCAGCTTCTGTATCGTCTTGTTGGATGCCGG CCAGAAGGAGCAGCTGGAAGCAATTATGTAATACAGTATGCACTGGCTTTG GTACTTAAAGAGAGCTTCAAATTATACTGCTCAATAAATGATGGAATAATAAATCTTATCGATAAG TTTTTTGAGATGCCAAGACATGAAGCCATGAAAGCTATGGATATTTATAAGAGGGCTGGTCAGCAG GCTtccactctctctgagttttatGATGTTTGCAAAGGATTGGAACTTGCCAGAAATTTCCAGTTTCCAGTGTTGAGAGAG CCTCCACAATCTTTTCTTTTAACTATGGAGGAGTATATTAGAGAAGCACCAAGGATGGTCAGTGCTCCTAGAGAGACATTG GAATTTCCTGAGAGGCTTCAGTTGACATATAAACCTGAAGGAGATGCTTCGCCCTCAGAAGAGAAAAACATATCAACTGACGTGCCTACACCTATAAGTTTGGATATAGTACCTGTCTCAAATGTTGAAGATCCTGTTAATCCCCCCGCTCCTCCAGCTAATTTTGTTTCTGATGATCTTTTG GGTTTAAATTCTCCTACGCCTATTGCGTCAGCAATAGAGGAAAATAATGCTTTGGCTTTGGCGATAATCCCATCTG GTGCAGGTGCCTCATCATCTGATCCTTCACCTCTGCAAGCTAAAGATCTGGATCCAACAGGATGGGAACTTGCGTTGGTCAACACTCCTGGAAGCAACATATCTTCGGTTCAGGATAGGCAACTG GCTGGTGGTTTGGACACTCTCACGCTGAGCAGCTTGTATGATGAAGGGGCGTATAGAGCTTCTCAGCAGCCAGTATATGGAGCACCAGCCCCCAACCCGTTCGAAGGGCCTGATCCGTTTGCTTATTCAAACAACATAGCTCCTCCGCCTTCTGTTCAAATGGGATCAGTGGCTCAATATCAAGACAATCCATTCGGTCCTTATCAGCAACCTTTTTATGCGCAACCCCAACACCAACCAAATTTAATGATGGCCCCACAAAATCCGTTTGGTGATACAGGTTTTGGATCATTTCCAGTCAACAATGGTGCACACCCGCAGGCAAGTAATCCTTTTGGAAGCACAGGCCTGCTATGA
- the LOC108205615 gene encoding myosin-binding protein 2, which yields MGTNTFASMLNRNTNKFTLILVYALLEWTLIALLLLNSLLSYLIVKFAIYFGLKPPCFWCSRFDHFLQPEKGNNFNRDLLCEAHANEVSVLGYCRNHQKLVACQNMCEDCSSSRPVFHGVSKNLNVFSWVEEIEMIHDDAEKVFDDGVLSFKCSCCDVSLEKQLNSPHILDLECTKKENLMPDEEGNDSVTKRDDFSDGSGSDILVDHFEDDQGVKGKNEEHMIFAFDGGYSLIEGKDDDSDSSVSVSKFGLEELKGGDDDEVEMLLQEESDFFEEQDLSKVMEDLISDEIMSQACRKENVSMKIHPEHLEFFIDFSGHELVPVELIDLNTEENELIKAVENQKYSEFHEEDGSKCEVVARVEASVAEETKFAVFESMEMKETENSLVFYAKENYSENQNVDRSAVMEETGNSMLFHAKLTSPKYGSDDRFMDFEETGNSLVFHAEKSYSDDNITLATRNSFQDIINLQGILTIEGLDLESSYTPTDCEKGSHVQSKESELDNFVGAEISAPDAEDIVSYVQTVTEEESHIIVNETEVEVSIGTEIPDLESADETQAQDTICFTEEPSKRSANFHGTEHEHGMEIKLQQEETLRLGNLAIEISENMTANQLSVSTESNGTDEEKICDTPTSLDSFHHLHKKLLLHDGKESGTEESLDGSATDFESGDGVMTVECLTSALRAEKKALHVVYAELEEERSASAVAANQTMAMINRLQEEKAAMQMEALQYQRMMEEQSEYDQEALQLLNELMLKREREKQQLERELDLYQKKVMDYEAKEKMRMLKRSKDGSARSGFSSTSFSNGEDSDGISMDLNHEVKEEDGFYSHQVSENHNTPIDAVQHLGDSFGEFEEERMLILEQLKVLEDKLFTLSEDEHRYEDVRPIKDFVHISGNHLDENSDSSGEELNGLANGCSKPTNGIHHQEGRFMGANAKRLLPLFDAIAAENANGELSGDENVFESVVTRFELEERRVAIEEEVDQLYARMHALETDKEFLKHCLSSLKKGDKGMDLLQEILQHLRDLRNMELRVKDLSDGTLV from the exons ATGGGCACCAACACATTTGCAAGCATGTTGAATAGAAACACAAACAAATTCACACTTATTCTTGTCTATGCACTTCTTGAATGGACTTTAATAGCTCTCCTCCTTCTCAATTCTCTCCTTTCTTATCTCATTGTCAAATTTGCTATTTATTTTGGTCTAAAACCACCTTGTTTTTGGTGCTCAAGATTTGATCATTTTCTTCAACCTGAAAAAGGTAACAACTTTAACAGAGATCTTTTGTGTGAAGCTCATGCTAATGAGGTTTCTGTATTGGGTTACTGTAGAAATCATCAAAAGTTGGTGGCCTGTCAGAATATGTGTGAGGATTGCTCATCTTCAAGGCCAGTTTTTCATGGGGTTTCCAAGAATTTAAATGTGTTTTCTTGGGTTGAAGAGATTGAGATGATTCATGATGATGCAGAAAAGGTGTTTGATGATGGGGTTTTGAGTTTCAAGTGCTCTTGCTGTGATGTGAGTTTGGAAAAGCAGCTTAATTCTCCtcatattttggatttggagtgTACTAAAAAAGAGAATTTGATGCCTGATGAAGAAGGAAATGATAGTGTTACCAAAAGAGATGATTTTTCGGATGGGAGTGGATCGGATATCTTGGTTGATCATTTTGAAGATGATCAAGGGGTTAAAGGCAAGAATGAGGAGCATATGATATTTGCTTTTGATGGAGGTTACAGTTTGATTGAAGGAAAAGACGATGACTCGGATTCCTCTGTGTCTGTGTCCAAATTTGGATTAGAGGAACTGAAAGGAGGGGATGATGATGAAGTTGAAATGCTTTTGCAAGAAGAAAGTGATTTTTTTGAGGAGCAAGATTTAAGTAAGGTAATGGAAGATCTAATTTCTGATGAGATTATGAGCCAAGCTTGTCGCAAAGAAAATGTGTCTATGAAAATTCACCCTGAGCATCTGGAGTTTTTTATAGACTTCAGCGGTCATGAGTTGGTTCCGGTTGAATTAATAGATTTGAACACCGAGGAAAATGAATTAATTAAGGCCGTGGAAAATCAGAAATATAGTGAGTTtcatgaagaagatggttcTAAATGTGAAGTTGTGGCACGAGTTGAAGCATCAGTGGCAGAGGAAACCAAGTTTGCCGTGTTTGAATCCATGGAAATGAAAGAGACTGAGAATTCTCTGGTTTTTTATGCAAAAGAAAACTATTCAGAAAATCAAAATGTTGATAGATCAGCTGTGATGGAAGAGACTGGAAATTCAATGCTTTTTCATGCTAAATTAACTTCTCCAAAATACGGAAGTGATGATAGATTCATGGACTTTGAAGAGACCGGGAATTCTCTGGTGTTTCATGCTGAAAAAAGTTATTCAGATGATAATATTACTCTAGCAACCCGAAACTCATTTCAGGATATCATTAATCTTCAAGGCATTTTAACAATTGAGGGGCTAGATTTGGAGTCCAGTTATACTCCCACAG ATTGCGAGAAAGGGTCTCATGTGCAGAGCAAAGAAAGTGAGCTCGATAATTTTGTTGGGGCAGAAATTTCAGCCCCAGATGCTGAAGACATAGTGTCATATGTTCAAACAG ttaCCGAAGAAGAATCTCATATTATAGTCAATGAGACTGAAGTAGAAGTCTCCATAGGGACAGAGATTCCAGATCTGGAGTCAGCAGATGAGACTCAAGCTCAAGATACCATATGTTTTACTGAAGAACCTTCTAAAAGGTCTGCTAATTTTCATGGAACTGAACATGAACATG GCATGGAGATCAAACTGCAACAGGAAGAAACACTTAGATTGGGGAATCTAGCTATCGAAATAAGTGAAAACATGACAGCTAATCAACTCTCTGTAAGCACAGAGAGCAATGGGACAGATGAAGAGAAAATTTGTGATACACCAACTTCATTGGACAGTTTTCATCATTTACACAAGAAGTTGCTACTACATGATGGAAAGGAATCCGGAACTGAAGAATCATTAGATGGAAGTGCCACTGATTTTGAAAGTGGTGATGGTGTAATGACTGTCGAGTGTTTAACTTCAGCACTAAGGGCTGAAAAGAAGGCTTTACATGTGGTATATGCAGAACTGGAAGAGGAGAGAAGTGCTTCTGCAGTAGCTGCAAACCAGACAATGGCAATGATAAACAGACTTCAAGAGGAGAAGGCAGCTATGCAAATGGAGGCCTTACAATATCAAAGAATGATGGAAGAGCAATCAGAGTATGATCAAGAAGCACTGCAACTCTTGAATGAGCTTATGTTAAAGAGGGAAAGAGAAAAACAACAACTAGAAAGAGAGTTGGATCTGTACCAGAAGAAGGTAATGGATTATGAGGCCAAAGAGAAGATGAGAATGTTGAAAAGAAGTAAGGATGGCAGTGCAAGAAGTGGATTTTCCTCCACTTCTTTTAGCAATGGGGAGGATAGTGATGGTATATCTATGGATTTGAATCATGAAGTCAAGGAAGAAGATGGATTTTATAGTCATCAAGTCAGCGAAAATCACAATACACCTATTGATGCAGTTCAACATTTGGGGGATTCCTTTGGTGAATTTGAGGAAGAGAGGATGTTGATTTTGGAGCAACTAAAGGTTTTAGAAGATAAGCTTTTTACCTTAAGTGAAGATGAGCATCGGTACGAAGATGTAAGGCCAATTAAAGATTTTGTGCACATCAGTGGTAATCATTTGGATGAGAATTCTGATTCCAGTGGTGAAGAATTGAATGGATTGGCAAATGGTTGTTCAAAACCAACAAACGGAATACATCATCAAGAGGGAAGATTTATGGGTGCAAATGCTAAAAGACTTCTTCCTCTTTTCGATGCAATTGCTGCAGAAAATGCAAATGGGGAACTGAGTGGTGATGAAAATGTATTTGAATCGGTTGTCACAAGATTCGAATTAGAAGAGAGGAGGGTTGCCATTGAAGAGGAAGTGGATCAACTTTATGCCAGGATGCATGCTCTTGAGACAGATAAAGAGTTCCTAAAGCATTGCCTCAGCTCTTTGAAGAAAGGTGACAAGGGTATGGACCTGCTTCAGGAAATTTTACAACACCTGCGCGATTTGAGGAACATGGAGCTACGCGTTAAGGATCTCTCTGATGGCACTCTAGTATGA
- the LOC108209905 gene encoding putative clathrin assembly protein At2g01600 isoform X2 codes for MATLQSWRKAYGALKDQTKVGLAHVNSDFKEVDVAIVKATNHVECPPKERHLRKILLSTSVLRPRADVAYCLHALARRLAKTHNWTVALKTLIVIHRALRDGDPTFREELLNFHQRGHILQLSNFKDDSSPIAWDCSAWVRSYGLFLEERLECFRVLKYDIEAENLPKPVQGEEKVYSSRTRDLDGEQLMEQLPALQQLLYRLVGCRPEGAAGSNYVIQYALALVLKESFKLYCSINDGIINLIDKFFEMPRHEAMKAMDIYKRAGQQASTLSEFYDVCKGLELARNFQFPVLREPPQSFLLTMEEYIREAPRMVSAPRETLEFPERLQLTYKPEGDASPSEEKNISTDVPTPISLDIVPVSNVEDPVNPPAPPANFVSDDLLGLNSPTPIASAIEENNALALAIIPSGASSSDPSPLQAKDLDPTGWELALVNTPGSNISSVQDRQLAGGLDTLTLSSLYDEGAYRASQQPVYGAPAPNPFEGPDPFAYSNNIAPPPSVQMGSVAQYQDNPFGPYQQPFYAQPQHQPNLMMAPQNPFGDTGFGSFPVNNGAHPQASNPFGSTGLL; via the exons ATGGCCACTCTCCAGTCCTGGCGAAAAGCCTACGGCGCTCTTAAAGACCAAACTAAAGTCGGCCTTGCCCACGTTAACAGCGATTTTAAG GAAGTGGATGTTGCGATTGTTAAAGCCACGAATCATGTGGAATGCCCTCCCAAAGAACGACACCTCAGAA AGATTTTACTTTCTACATCGGTGCTTCGGCCTCGGGCTGATGTTGCTTACTGCTTACATGCTCTTGCTAGGAGATTAGCCAAGACCCATAACTGGACG GTGGCTTTGAAAACACTTATAGTCATACACAGGGCACTGAGAGACGGAGATCCCACTTTTAGGGAAGAACTACTAAATTTCCATCAACGTGGACATATTTTGCAACTTTCGAATTTTAAGGATGATTCGAGCCCGATAG CTTGGGATTGCTCTGCCTGGGTACGTTCGTATGGTTTGTTTTTAGAGGAACGGCTTGAATGCTTTCGAGTTCTGAAGTATGATATTGAAGCAGAGAATCTTCCTAAACCTGTACAAGGGGAAGAGAAG GTTTACAGCAGTAGAACTAGGGACTTGGACGGCGAACAATTGATGGAGCAGTTGCCTGCTTTACAGCAGCTTCTGTATCGTCTTGTTGGATGCCGG CCAGAAGGAGCAGCTGGAAGCAATTATGTAATACAGTATGCACTGGCTTTG GTACTTAAAGAGAGCTTCAAATTATACTGCTCAATAAATGATGGAATAATAAATCTTATCGATAAG TTTTTTGAGATGCCAAGACATGAAGCCATGAAAGCTATGGATATTTATAAGAGGGCTGGTCAGCAG GCTtccactctctctgagttttatGATGTTTGCAAAGGATTGGAACTTGCCAGAAATTTCCAGTTTCCAGTGTTGAGAGAG CCTCCACAATCTTTTCTTTTAACTATGGAGGAGTATATTAGAGAAGCACCAAGGATGGTCAGTGCTCCTAGAGAGACATTG GAATTTCCTGAGAGGCTTCAGTTGACATATAAACCTGAAGGAGATGCTTCGCCCTCAGAAGAGAAAAACATATCAACTGACGTGCCTACACCTATAAGTTTGGATATAGTACCTGTCTCAAATGTTGAAGATCCTGTTAATCCCCCCGCTCCTCCAGCTAATTTTGTTTCTGATGATCTTTTG GGTTTAAATTCTCCTACGCCTATTGCGTCAGCAATAGAGGAAAATAATGCTTTGGCTTTGGCGATAATCCCATCTG GTGCCTCATCATCTGATCCTTCACCTCTGCAAGCTAAAGATCTGGATCCAACAGGATGGGAACTTGCGTTGGTCAACACTCCTGGAAGCAACATATCTTCGGTTCAGGATAGGCAACTG GCTGGTGGTTTGGACACTCTCACGCTGAGCAGCTTGTATGATGAAGGGGCGTATAGAGCTTCTCAGCAGCCAGTATATGGAGCACCAGCCCCCAACCCGTTCGAAGGGCCTGATCCGTTTGCTTATTCAAACAACATAGCTCCTCCGCCTTCTGTTCAAATGGGATCAGTGGCTCAATATCAAGACAATCCATTCGGTCCTTATCAGCAACCTTTTTATGCGCAACCCCAACACCAACCAAATTTAATGATGGCCCCACAAAATCCGTTTGGTGATACAGGTTTTGGATCATTTCCAGTCAACAATGGTGCACACCCGCAGGCAAGTAATCCTTTTGGAAGCACAGGCCTGCTATGA